The sequence CTAGGTACAGCCCGCGATATCGGCTCATCAAGCAATAAGAAGGCTTTAGAGTCATAGAAACTTAGATGACCGTTAAACGGTATAACTTCAGACTCCAATACCCCTTCTCTGTCAAACCAATAAACTTTTGGAGAGCCTGTTCTTTCTTCAAAAAATTTCCCATCTGATGAGATAGTTAGAGTAAGTCCTTCGGTTGCTTCTACCTGAGCAATTAAATTGTTGCTGTTACTATTCAACCAATTTTCGACACCATTCGGATCTGGTTCATCACCGATAAATTTAATTTGGCTGTTTAGAGAAATGCTTCCCGTTAACAGCCATGTTCCAATTAATAATTCTATATTCATAGGATATTTTATAATTACAGGTTTGATTCAGGCTGTTGCTGCTCCGAGAAAAGGCTGTTTACTTAGACCAATCTATTCTCAGTGCCTTTGGCTTGGCGCAAGCGACCTGTGAGCAGACAGTGACGCTCTAAAATTTATCGGTTTTTGATTTCTACTGGCCTATCAGTAGTAAAAAATGCTCTGCTTCATGATTGTGTACTTAATCATTGAGTGAGCGTCCCGTTCAACATATCTCAGCTTTGTTATGAGATTCTCCAAGATGAAATTGCTTCAGCAAATCGGCACATTCCGGTACAGCGATTTGTTATCAGATTATGTTTAAACAGGATTACTAATGGATTGACTAGGAGATATTAAACAGACTCTTAATTTACAAGAGTTACAGAGTAATAACCTCGAAGTAGATTGTAAGTAACCTTGTATTTACGAAAAGAAAAGACCATATCTGATAGATAATTACCTGCGCTTGAATAGTATTCTAAACGATATCTGGAACTGGTTGGAGCTAGGATATAGCTTCCTGTGTTACCATTATCAACTACCCCGTTGGATTCTTTGATGAATTCGTTTATATTTACGCCTCTTTTAAGACATTCTGCTATCTTATTCTTCAGACTATATTCAACTGCATATTGTATTCTAGGGTTAATACCATTACCATTTAATGAATATGTTGGTAAGCCAATCATAGTATTATATTCAACTGTTGTAAGGTTCAGTCTTACAAGTGTTGCATGATAACGACGATCTGATGGTCGGCTTACTTGAAAGCAATTAGTTCTAGTTGATGCTTTTGCCGGAGTTGTGTAATATCCAAAAATCATCGTTAGACTTCCACACAGCAAACTTAGAGATGTTACAACTACTAGATTTAAGTTTTTAAATTTCATAAAAAACTACTTTCAAATTTTGACAAGTTCTGATTTAATTTTTTTGCAAATTAATTTGTATATTAGGTTTTCCTACTAACTCCCCAGATATCCGTTTATTGTTGTTTAACTTAGTATTAAATGTCCAGAGTGTTTTACCTTTTTCTTTGAAGGTTAAAGTGACACTATTATTGTTGCCAACTGTGGCACTTAAAGTACCACTTTGTAGAACCATATCTTGATTTTTTTGAGAATCAAAACCTATAAATTTCCAACTTCCTGGTTTAACTGCTCCTGCTTGTGCTGAAATATTGATTTCTACAACTGTTGAAACATCATCACCTTTACTGCTGATGCTTCCTTTCCAGTTACCAGCAACAGAAGGTGCAGGATTCCCCAATTTATTAAGTTGATAATTTGTGGGTGTGAATGTTTGAATATTATTTGCAGAGGCTTGATTTTGATTTCCCAAAAATGTCATGCTGCTGATAACAGATGTTGTCACCAAAGTTGCCAAGGTAATAGATTTAGCTGAGAATTTCATCTTGATTGACTCCATTAGTAAGTTGTTGAAATTAACGAATTTAAAAGTGCGTCTTCATTTACTTACTAGTGACGGTGGCAACTTTTTATGCAGCGATGAGTTCCACAGTATCGTCCATATCTACGTGTTGCAAAGCCAGCAATAACAAAAACTGTTATTATAATAGCTATTCTGGTTATAAGGTGAGGCATAAATGAATATTTCCCTGACTCCTGAGCTAGAAGCGTTCGTGCAGAAACAGGTTGAGTCTGGTTTATACCATTCTCAAAGTGAAGTGATTCGGGAAGGATTACGTCTGTTGAAACGTTTTAACGATCATTCCGAGGAATATAAACTGTGGCTCAACGAACAGATTGCCATTGGTCTAGACCAACTTGACAATGGCCAAACTCTTCCTGCTTCTGGCGCACGCGATCGCATTCGCAACAAGGCGCAAAAGTTTATGAAAAAATCCGACTCATGAACCCAAAACCTTATGTTCTCTCCGAGCAAGCAGAAGAAGACTTGGCTTTGATTTACGCTTATATTGCGCGAGATAATCTAGATGCTGCCGAACGGATGCTCTCTAAACTGCTTTCAGCCTGTGATTTGCTGACAGATAACCCCAGGATAGGACAGTATCGTTCTGACCTGACTCCCTTACCCGTTCGTTTCTGGTTGGTGCATCCCCGCTATTTCCTGATCTATCGAGGGGAAAATCCTGTTGAAATCGTGCGTGTACTCGCTGCAAACATGGACATCGCGCGAGAACTTGCTGGCGAATAATCAAGCTATCTTCTGGCTGGGATATGAAGCCAATTTACCAAGCTCTGCGGTGGCTGGGCTACGTTTTAAAAAAATATTACTTCTGCTATTAGACAGTCTTTATAGCGGTAGTAATAAAAATCTCCCAGAGTTGACCAATGATGAAAAGTGGTTGAAGAGTGAATACTTCCCGATGTTGTGCCAACACCCCGAATCACACCCAGAAGACTGTTAATAATTTTTCAAGCCTTTCCTTAAATTGTTCCTATCTCTGGGTTTTGCACCTTCAAGTCTCAAAAAGTTGCCACCCTTAATCAACTCTGACTCCTGATTTGGTATCCACACAGATAACCTAGCTTGCTTGCTGATGGTTAGTGACTCGTGGGTTACTGCTTCTGTAAAAGTTAAGTCAGAAAAGTCTATTGCTTCGTAGACCCTATCAACAAGACGTAAAAAATTTACCTCGATTGCTCCTAACTCCAAGGCAGATTTTCTAGTTTTAGATTCGTTGTACCTGATGAATATCTCCTCTTCTTCTTCGTCTTCACCCCAGTACAAATTTTTGACCACTACATAATCAACCTGATTTCCACAAAATTCTATTAACCGTTTGAGTTGAATGATGCTATCTTTCACCCGACCTAACACTGATACCATAGTGATGCGATAGCCTAAGCTTGCATCTGCCATATCTTGAACAAAATCCTGAAAATATTCCCCCACTCCAGACGGCAGATCCATTAAAGCTACAACAGGATTTAATGACGATAAATCCTTTTTTAAAATCTCACTAAATCCCCATTGATTAAATTTGATTGTTTTCACCCCTCCAGTCAAGACTCTGTTGTAGTGTCTCCACAGTTGTGGATTATGAGGGTCGCAATCATACGCTGCCACATGAATATTGTTAGCTAAGTACATATCCAAGAGAAACCGAGCCACAATACTTTTACCTGTGCCTCCCTTATCCCCAGTACACACCACTATTCTTTTATTGACTGCTGCTCTTTCCCTGTTAGCAGTAGTTGTTTTACTCATAATTAAGCCAATTTATAAATCTTCGCGGCTGTAAAGTTTTGGTTGAAAGGTATGGTTATTCAACTCGTTCTTTAAGTCTGATTCAACCTCTTGCTGCTGTGCTGCTGGCTCTTGACTTTTTTTCTTCCCCTTGTCACTACTCATTGGTGTTTTCTCAGTCTGACTACTCCCTTGAACTGAGGTAGTATTTACCTGTGATGGCTGAGTTTCAGTAGCTAGATTTTCTGATTGATTATTTTCGTCCCCCTCAGATATCTTTTGACGGCGACGACTACTTTTTTTCAACTCACCAATTAAATACTTGATTCTGCTGCCACTCAAATGAATGCCCAGCCCCTTCAGCATTTCTGCGACTTCATCATAAGTGTAGCCGTACTTGTCAGAGGTTAGTTTCTCAATGTACCGTCTCATTTTACGGACAGCTTCCCTGTCTGATACATCCTCTCGTTCTTTCGGCTTTTGTTCCTTGAGAATTTCTATAGCCTTATCAATCTTACTTTTAGTGATTACCTCAGATTTCTGATGTTCAGCCATTGTTCTTTCATGTATTGATTGATTATTAATTATCGGTTATTTGAAAACATCTGTACCAATCTGTTTTAAAAATACTAAAAAAATTTGACTACTGCCGCTACGCCGAACTACTTTTTAGTGTGGCGGCTATGCCGTGATGATTATTTAGCCATACTCCTTATAAATTGGTTACTGTGGCTACGCCGTATTTACCATTTATCTCTAGCTGATTTTATCTGCCTTATTGTGGCGGAAGCGTAATCTAGAATTTACCCAGAGCTTTATTTTTGATTATCACCGCTATGCTGTTGTTATATCCCCTTGTTAGTAGTAGTATTGTCACCATCACGCCTGCGCTGTGTTCCCCCTCCCAACCCATCGCTGTGCCTCCGTACATACGTAGCCGATGACACCTCCCTTATACCCAAATTGGGCTAGAAGCAAGCCATGCCTTTTCGCTGACGCTCAACCTCGCTGCGCTCGGACGGCGGCTTGTTCAAGGGGGCGCACCCCCTTAAAAAACCCCCAATAACATTGTCCCCAAATTCTTGATTATGTCTCCTCGCAAGCAGTCAAAAAGACTTGTAAGAAACCACCTCTTCTCAATGAGACTGAGTGACATTGAGTTGGATCTGCTGCGGATAAAATCACAAGATGCGGGAATGTCAGCAAGTGAACTAATGAGGCGTAATGGATTGTTGCGACCACTGCCCAAACGACTGAGCAAAATTAGCCTACAAACATATTGGGAACTGGGACAAATCGGTAACAACTTAAATCAACTTGTCAAAGCCACCAACACAGCGATAAAAATGGGGCGTACTCCCCCAGCTAACCCAGAACTATTAGAAGAACTTTTGTCAGTGTTACATCAGTGTAGACGAGACATTGCACAAGTTGACACCGAATCGGACGACTGGGAAGAAGAGGAGGAAGACGATGATTGGGAAGCAGACGAAGGGTAGAGGTTTTCGCAAGCTACTGGATTATTTACATAACAGTGAAAATGCCAAACTAATTGGCGGTAACATGAGTGGTAGAAATGCCAGAGAATTATCTAAAGAATTTAGGGTATCTCGACAACTAAATCCAGATGCCGAACGTGTTGTTTATCATGTGTCTCTGTCAGCAGCCAAGGATGATGTAATTTCTGAAGATAAATGGTGTGAAATAGGCAATCGCTACATGAAAGAGATGGGCTTTGATGCCAATCAATTTGTCATCTTCCGCCACGAAAACACCGACGATGATCATGTCCACATTGCCGCCAGTCGCATCAGAATGGACACAGGGTTACTGGTTGATGATTCCTGGGATTATGTACGCTCTGAAAAAGTCCTACGTCAGATTGAAATTGACTATGATTTAGTGCAAGTCCAGGGCAGTAGAGAAAGATTAAATCGCACACAAAGCACTGGACAATTTAGGCGCATTAAACGAGAACAAGAAGAATATGAGCAGGGTAAGCGCGATACCCCACCAGAACCCAGTATTAAAGAACTAATCCAGCAGACAATTGATAACTTATCTGTTGATCATCCCCAGATTCCAACGTTAATTATGCGATTACAACAAGCTGGTATTAGTGTGAGGACAGGATTTACCAGGAACGGTAAATCTAAAGGAATTTCTTATGAGAAAGATGGAATCGCTTTTAGTGGTACACAATTAGGTGCAGCTTACACCTTCCCAGGATTGCAAAAACATCTCCGAATTGACTATCAGCCACAAAGGGATGATGCACGAATTGAGCAGCTGTTAAACAATCCTGTTAAGCAAGCGGTGGAGAGTGAACAACTCATAAATGCAATTGCTGAAAATCAAGCTCAATCCAAAACCACTCCTAAACCAAAGCTAAACCAGAATCAAGCAATTGAGTTATATCAGTATTACAGTGGCGACTTGCAAAGTTTATTAGTGATTGACCGAGACAAAGAAATTGCTTTAAGGGCATTATTAGATAATCACCCAGCCCAAGATGTAGAAGAAATTATTAAAGCTAGTCCTGCCGGATGGACTGATGACGAAGCTAAATTATTAGTTCTAATCGCTAACAATCAACTGGCATCCAATCGAGAGCAAAAGCAGCGTTCACCCCAGTTTACACCACCAGCAGAGGATGAAAGTCTACGCCCAGTATTACAGCATTTCTTGACTCAAAAACGCGGTATCTCCAATTTCCTTGTACACCCATTACAGCAGCAGGGATTGGGTTACATAGACCAGCACCGAAATGTTGTTTTTATCAAACGGGATTTAAACGGTAAAAAATCAGGCGCACTGGTTTGGGACACCACACGCCTTGACAATCGCTGTTCACAGTATCCTGAAAACACCCAATCAAATCACGGTTGGTTTCAAGTCAACTTGGGTGGAAAACCAGACGATAAAATCGAGAGAGTATTTTTGTGTGACTCCCCCATTGATGCGCTGACAATGGCAGAGATTGATAGGAAAGCACACAAGGGAATGCCACCAGTGAGAACAATGTACATGGTCGTGGATGACCCGCATAACCTGCCTCTAGAAGTTCTCAGAAATATCAGTAGAATTGGGCTGGCATTTAATAAGGATAAGCAAGGTCAAGAAACCGCCAGTGCTGTACTAGAATTGCTGCCCCAAAGCAAGATACTTCCGCCTGATAATCAGACTTGGAATCAGGATTTGCTAGAACGGCTGCACTATGAGCAAGAAAAACGCAGACAGCAGCAAAGAGGTTTTAGTCGGTGATTCGCCTTGCCCCACGAACTCGTCGCCGCTTCGCTCGACTCATGCGGTCTTCGGGACGGGCAGAATGATTATTAGTAAAGTTGACTAGACCCCACTAGCCCGCCCCGAAGACTCCGCGTTGCCGCATGATTCGCAACGAGTTCTTAAATCTTGGAAATAACAAACATATTGAGAAACGCTTGAAAATTATAGTATTAATTGATACTTACGCAACGTAGGTTAAAACTGCTGAAGAATTGCTAAAACCTATATAGTGGGACTTCCCAGTCCATCTTGCATAAAATTATTTATATCTCGGACAACTCTTATTAACCCAGATATTCAGTTTCGAGTGGGATGTTGAGATTAGCTAGATTTTAGAGTTTTCACAAGTCTACCGATTGCACCAATTATGAGCGTAATATTTAGGTAGATAAGTAAAACTTAATACTGGCTACATAGTAGAAGTGCTAGTAATCAGTTTTGATTTAAGATAATGAAATAAATATAAATATTAAATGCTCAAGTTGGCTTTTGAGGTATTAGTTTTTATAAGCGTGTTTTCCTACAATTTTTACGTTTTGGTAGGATGACCCCTCTTACTCTGAATTTTCTGTATGGGTATAGCAATATCTAAAATTAATATCGTCGCAATATTTACAACGAATCACACTTTTGCACATACCTCCTCGGATACCCTTTATTGTACAGAATGGAAAGCGGAGGAACTTTGAAGTCTATTAACATAAGTTGCTTTAAAAGTCAATATATTATGTGATACTTTAAGAGGTGGTTATTTTAGATTTCACATCAATATAGCGGAAGTGTTGGTTTTTTCAAAAAATAAAGTTGCTGTTTTATATGCCTAAGTGTGTCAATTGCGTTAGTGAAATAAGACTGCTTGATAAACAGAGTAAATTTTGAAACAATCTTGGTTGTTGAATGTATTCTCCAGTTTCTTATTAATAAATAACAAAATGAATCATAAATCGAGAATAAATTTTGTTCCTTATATGCAGAGAGAAATTCTCTCACAAATAAATCAATTGAAAAGTATTATTTCAGTTTTTCGTGGCTTGGGCAACAACAATGATGAAAGCGAACAAGATATATCAAGCGATGCGGAAATTAATAAATGGGAAAAAATAATTGAAGAAGAACGTAATAAAGTTGAACAACTTCATCTTACACTAGCTTTTGTCGGGACGATGAAAGCTGGTAAATCGATGATTATCAATTCGATTATTGGGTCAAAAATTTTGCCAAGTCGTAACACTCCTATGACGACATTGCCAACGATTATAA is a genomic window of Nostoc sp. UHCC 0870 containing:
- a CDS encoding type II toxin-antitoxin system ParD family antitoxin, which gives rise to MNISLTPELEAFVQKQVESGLYHSQSEVIREGLRLLKRFNDHSEEYKLWLNEQIAIGLDQLDNGQTLPASGARDRIRNKAQKFMKKSDS
- a CDS encoding relaxase/mobilization nuclease domain-containing protein, which produces MIGKQTKGRGFRKLLDYLHNSENAKLIGGNMSGRNARELSKEFRVSRQLNPDAERVVYHVSLSAAKDDVISEDKWCEIGNRYMKEMGFDANQFVIFRHENTDDDHVHIAASRIRMDTGLLVDDSWDYVRSEKVLRQIEIDYDLVQVQGSRERLNRTQSTGQFRRIKREQEEYEQGKRDTPPEPSIKELIQQTIDNLSVDHPQIPTLIMRLQQAGISVRTGFTRNGKSKGISYEKDGIAFSGTQLGAAYTFPGLQKHLRIDYQPQRDDARIEQLLNNPVKQAVESEQLINAIAENQAQSKTTPKPKLNQNQAIELYQYYSGDLQSLLVIDRDKEIALRALLDNHPAQDVEEIIKASPAGWTDDEAKLLVLIANNQLASNREQKQRSPQFTPPAEDESLRPVLQHFLTQKRGISNFLVHPLQQQGLGYIDQHRNVVFIKRDLNGKKSGALVWDTTRLDNRCSQYPENTQSNHGWFQVNLGGKPDDKIERVFLCDSPIDALTMAEIDRKAHKGMPPVRTMYMVVDDPHNLPLEVLRNISRIGLAFNKDKQGQETASAVLELLPQSKILPPDNQTWNQDLLERLHYEQEKRRQQQRGFSR
- a CDS encoding type II toxin-antitoxin system RelE/ParE family toxin, which translates into the protein MNPKPYVLSEQAEEDLALIYAYIARDNLDAAERMLSKLLSACDLLTDNPRIGQYRSDLTPLPVRFWLVHPRYFLIYRGENPVEIVRVLAANMDIARELAGE
- a CDS encoding plasmid mobilization protein, whose protein sequence is MSPRKQSKRLVRNHLFSMRLSDIELDLLRIKSQDAGMSASELMRRNGLLRPLPKRLSKISLQTYWELGQIGNNLNQLVKATNTAIKMGRTPPANPELLEELLSVLHQCRRDIAQVDTESDDWEEEEEDDDWEADEG